Proteins encoded by one window of Pseudorca crassidens isolate mPseCra1 chromosome 3, mPseCra1.hap1, whole genome shotgun sequence:
- the ZBED3 gene encoding zinc finger BED domain-containing protein 3, which translates to MRSDEPAVTMEETGGPDAAAGRLGAPYSEAWGYFHLAPARPGHASGPWATCRLCGEQVGRGPGWHAGTAALWKHLRSAHRRELAESTARRSPPTAPGPAAAAEGDWARLLEQMGALAVRGSLRERELARREAAVEQGERALERRRRALQEEERAAAQARRELQAEREALQARLREVSRREGALALGSALLHAPLKEEPEGDPRDGYVITKVFL; encoded by the coding sequence ATGAGGAGCGACGAGCCGGCCGTGACCATGGAAGAGACGGGTGGGCCGGACGCGGCTGCAGGCCGCCTGGGGGCGCCGTACTCCGAGGCCTGGGGGTACTTCCACCTGGCGCCGGCGCGCCCCGGCCATGCGTCGGGCCCCTGGGCCACCTGCCGGCTGTGCGGGGAGCAGGTGGGCCGCGGCCCGGGCTGGCACGCGGGCACCGCTGCGCTGTGGAAGCACTTGAGGAGCGCGCACCGGCGGGAGCTGGCGGAGAGCACCGCCCGCCGCTCGCCGCCCACTGCCCCCGGCCCCGCCGCGGCCGCCGAGGGCGACTGGGCGCGCCTGCTGGAGCAGATGGGCGCGCTGGCAGTGCGCGGCAGCCTGCGGGAGCGCGAGCTGGCGCGGCGCGAGGCGGCCGTGGAGCAGGGCGAGCGCGCCCTGGAGCGCAGGCGGCGGGCGCTGCAGGAGGAGGAGCGCGCGGCGGCCCAGGCGCGCCGGGAGCTGCAGGCCGAGAGGGAGGCGCTGCAGGCGCGGCTGCGGGAAGTGAGCCGCCGGGAGGGTGCCTTGGCCTTGGGCTCGGCCCTGCTGCACGCTCCGCTCAAAGAGGAACCCGAGGGGGACCCCAGGGACGGCTACGTCATCACGAAGGTCTTCCTGTAG